DNA from Desulfuromonas sp. AOP6:
ACGGTATCCGCTCTTCCGGCCAGATGGTCGCGCAGATACGTGAGCAGCAACGCGAACGAAAGCGTCTTGATTCCCCCTCCCGATCCGCCCGGCGAGGCGCCGATAAACATAAGAGCGATGAGCACCCACAGGGTCGCCATTGGAAGACTGCCGATATCCAGGGTGTAAAACCCTGTGGTCGTAGCCGCCGACAGAGCCTGAAAGGAGGCATCAAGCCACTGTTGTCCAAGGGGAATGACTTGCGGCACCTGTCGATTGCCAAGCCACACCAGCGCCGTACCGGCCACAGCCAGAAAAAAACTCGTTTTGATAACGAGGCGGCTCTGCAGAGACGCTTTCTCCCGTTTGCAGCCCTCCCCCCGCTTCTTCCCTGCCAGCAGGTCGTGGATCACCAGGAACCCCAGAGCGCCAAGGCCCATGAGGACATGAATCACCAGCTGAATCGCTGCCGACTGGCGCGTGCCGCTCAGACTGTCGGCATCAAGCCCGAATCCCGCCGTACAAAAGGCCGAAACAGCATGAAAAAAGCCACTATAGAGGGCCTCTTGCGCAGGATAATCCGCACTGAACAGCCAGGCCAACCCCAGGGTTCCGGTCAATTCCACCACCAGGGTAAGGCCTACAATGAATTTGCCATAGGCCAGCATGTCCACCCGCGGGGGCCTGGCCATTGATTCCCGCAGAAGAACCCGCGAACTCAGGGACAGTCTGCCGCCCAAACCGGTAAGGATGCCGGCCAGCAGGAGCATATAGCCAAGGCCGCCGATTTGGAATAGAGCCAGGATGACCAGCTCGCCAAAGAGGGAATAGGCTGAGCCGATATCCACCACGGTCAGGCCGGTGGTGGTGACAGCGGAGGTGGCACAGAACAGGGTATCGAGGAAAGGTTGTGTACGGGAGTCCTCACTGGCTGCTGGCAGGCTGAGCAAAAAGGCCCCTGCCAGGATAACGATGACATAACCGAGGACGATCTGCTGAAGAGCGTTGAGTCTGAGGCGGTGCGTCATGACTGTTCCCGTCCGGCTGAAGAGGGAGGACCATGAGGCCAGGTCACCCTGTCCCGAATTTTAAGTCCCTGCTATCCCTCTATCAGCCGCCTGGGAAAAGTCAATGCAACCGGGTCATCTTTAAAGGTTCAGATAGGAACGCAGATAACGTCCCGTGTGGGAGGCCGAACAGCGGGCCACCTCCTCGGGCGTGCCGCACACGACGATCTCGCCGCCGCGGCTGCCGCCTTCCGGTCCCAGGTCGATCAGGTGATCGGCCACCTTGATCACATCCAGATTGTGCTCGATGATGATCACGGTATTGCCGGCGTCGACCAAGCGCTGCAAGACGTCCAGCAGCTTCTGAATATCAGCAAAGTGCAACCCTGTGGTCGGTTCGTCCAGAATATAGATCGTTTTGCCAGTGGCCCGCTTGGACAGCTCCTTGGCCAGCTTCACCCGCTGGGCTTCGCCACCGGAGAGGGTGGTGGCGCTCTGTCCCACCTTGATATAGCCGAGGCCCACGTCCCGCAGGGTCTGCAGCTTGTTGCGAACACGCGGGATATTTTCCAGAAACTCGCTGGCCTGATTGACCGTCATGTCCAGCACATCGGCGATGCTTTTGCCCTTGTAGCGCACCTCCAGGGTCTCCCGGTTGTAGCGCGCCCCTTTGCAGACCTCGCACTGGACGTAAACGTCGGGCAGAAAATGCATTTCGATTTTCAGGATACCATCGCCCTGGCAGGCTTCGCAGCGCCCACCCTTGACATTGAACGAAAAGCGCCCCGCCTTGTAGCCGCGCACTTTGGCTTCGGGGAGCTGGGCGAAAATATCGCGGATATCCGTGAAGACGCCCGTGTAGGTCGCCGGGTTCGAGCGGGGGGTGCGTCCGATGGGGGACTGGTCGATATCGATAACCTTGTCCAGCATGTCGAGACCGATAATGGCGTCGACCTTGCCCGCCTTCTCTTTGGAGCGGTAGAGCTGCTGGGACAGGGCTCGAAAGAGGGTGTCGATGACCAGGGTGGATTTGCCGGAGCCGGAGGCGCCGGTGACGCAGGTCATCACCCCCAGGGGAAAGGCTACATCGATGCCCTGTAAGTTGTTTTCTCGCGCGTTTTTGATCTCGAGAAAGCGGTCACCGCGCCGGCGCTCCTTGGGCAGCGGGATGGAGAGGGCGCCGGAAAGGTAGCGCCCCGTCAGCGAATTGGGATCGCGCAGAATCTCCTGCGGCGTGCCCTGGGCCACGATGCTCCCCCCGTGCACACCGGCGGCCGGCCCCATGTCGATAACGTGGTCGGCCTCCAGTATCGTTTCTTCGTCATGCTCGACCACCAGCACCGTATTGCCGAGGTCACGCAAGCGCTTGAGGGTTTCGAGCAGGCGGCGGTTGTCCCGCTGGTGCAGCCCGATGGAGGGTTCGTCGAGGATGTAAAGCACCCCCACCAGGGAAGAGCCGACCTGAGTGGCCAGGCGGATACGCTGCCCTTCGCCGCCGGAGAGGGTGCCGGAGGCGCGGTCGAGCGTCAGGTAGTCGAGGCCGACATGGGTCAGGAAGGAAAGACGCTCGCGGATCTCCTTGAAGATGCGCCGGGCAATCTCCTCCTCCTTGGGAGTGAGGGTGATGGCGGCGAAAAAGACCTCCGCCTCGACGATGGACATCGCCGTCACCTCGCGGATGCTTTTGCCCGCCACCCGCACATTCAGGGACTCGGGACGCAGGCGGGCTCCGTGGCAGGTGGGGCAGGGCATGACGTTCATGAAGCGCTCGAGATTTTCCCGCACGTTTTCCGAATCGGTTTCGCGGTATTTGCGCTCCAGGTTCGGGATGATGCCCTCGAATACCTTGTGGTAAAAGTGACGGCGGCCGCCCTGGTCGAAAAAGAAACGGACCTCTTCCTTGCCGCTGCCGTGCAGCAGCACCTCCCGGATACGGGCCGGCAGCTCGGCGAAGGGGGTATTGATGTCGAAGCCGTAATGATCGGCCAAAGCCTCGATCAACTGCTGATAGTAGAAACCGGTGCGGGTCTCCCAGGGGACGACAGCCCCTTCGCGCAAGGACAGGGCCGGATTGGGCACCACCTGTTCCGGGTCGAAGTACATGCGGGTTCCCAGACCGGAACAGTCGGGACAGGCGCCGTAGGGGTTGTTGAAGGAGAACATGCGGGGGGTGATTTCAGGATAGGAGATGCCGCAGTCGACGCAGGCGTGTTTTTCGGAAAAGAGCTGGCTCTCGCCGTCGACGACTTCCACCCGCACCACCCCGTCGGCCAGACGCAGGGCCGTCTCCAGCGAATCGGCCAGGCGGCGTTCCAGCCCCTCCTTGATGACCAGGCGGTCCACGACCACTTCAATCGTATGCTTTTTGTTCTTGTCGAGCTCGATGGGCTCGCCCAGCTCATGCATCTGTCCATCGACCCGAACCCGCACGAAACCGTCGGCCTGCAGTTGCTTGAGCTCCTTGCGGTACTCGCCCTTGCGCCCGGCGACGATGGGGGCCAGCAGCAGCAGCTTCGTCTTTTCGGGCAGCTGCATAATGCGATCCACCATCTGCTCCACGGTCTGCGAGGCGATTTCCTTGCCGCAGCCCGGGCAGTAGACCCGACCCACGCGGGCGAAGAGCAGGCGCAGATAGTCATAGATTTCGGTGACCGTGCCGACGGTGGAGCGGGGGTTTTTCGAGGTCGTCTTCTGTTCGATGGAGATGGCCGGCGATAGACCCTCGATGCTGTCGACGTCGGGCTTCTCCATCTGCCCCAGAAACTGGCGGGCATAGGCGGAAAGGCTCTCGACGTAGCGCCGCTGGCCTTCGGCGTAAATGGTGTCGAAGGCCAGCGTGCTCTTGCCGGAGCCGGAAACGCCGGTAATGACGACCAGCTTTTCCCGGGGGATTTCGACGTCGATCCCCTTGAGGTTGTGCTCGCGGGCGCCTTTTATGATGATTTTGTCAATCATGGATTTGATCCTTTGTGTTCATCGCGATCTTTGGCGGCCATGTCCTCGGCCAGACGCAGCGCCGCCAGCAGGCTCTGGCAACTGGCCCGCCCCGTGCCGGCCAGATCGTAGGCCGTGCCGTGATCGACGGAGGTACGAATGATGGGCAGGCCGAGGGTGACGTTGACCCCATCCTCGAAATGAAGCAGCTTCAGGGGGATGAGCCCCTGGTCGTGATACATGCAGACCACGGCGTCATAAGCGCCCCGGACGGCAAAGTGGAAGAGGGTGTCGGCGCTGTGGGGTCCGCTGGCCTCGATCCCCTCTCGGCGCGCGGCGGCAATGGCCGGCACGATGAGGCGCTGCTCTTCGTCGCCGAACAGTCCTCCCTCGCCGGCGTGGGGGTTGAGGGCCAGCACGGCGAGGCGAGGGGCTCGCTCCTTTACGAAATAACGGCGGAAGGCGGCATCGGTGAGCCGTATCGTCTCGAGGATGTCCGCGGTGGTGAGAGCCGTCGGTACCTGGTTCAGGGCCATATGGGTCGTCACCAGGCAGACCTTGAGCCGCTCGCCGCCGAGCATCATGACGACCCGAGGCACCCGGCAGCGATGGGCCAGCAGCTCCGTGTGGCCGGGAAAATCACAGCCGGCCGCATGAATGGCTTCCTTGTTGATGGGGCCGGTCACCATGGCCCTGCCATGACCGGCCAGCACCTGATCGCAGCTCCATTCGATATAGTCGAGCATGGCGCGGCCACAGGCCGGGGTCGGCTGTCCGAAAGACAGACTGGTTGCCGGCAGTTCGGACAGCGCGCGCACGGGGAGGATGTTTCCCTCGATCTCAAGTTGATGCGTGGCCAGCCCCCGACCCGGAGTCAGCACGGCTGTCCGGTCGAAAATCCGGGCGGCCCGGGCCAGCACCCCTGCATCCCCGGCTACCAGCAAGGATGGGGCGGCCGCCTGCAGCTCTCCGGAGATGAGGGCTTTGATCAAAAGTTCCGGACCGACCCCGACAGGATCTCCCATGCTGACGATAACAGGCTTTTCCATTCCTGGCTCCTGACCTGATAGTATCCCGAAGGTCTTCCTTTTTCTTGGCCTTAAAAACAGGAGCCCCGCCGATGGTTCGACGGGGCCCCTGACATCGGTACGGTTACAGCGCGTGTATTTATATCTTGATCTCGATGAAGGCCTTCGCTTTGAGCTCTTCCATCCAGTCCTTGACCCCTTGCGTCTTTTTGCTCTCGATCACCTTGCGGCTGATTTCCTCTTTAACGGTGTCGAAGTGCCGGATATTGCCATCGCTGCGCTCTATCAGAAAGAGGACATGGTAGCCCTCCGGGGTTGACACGACTTCGCTGACCTGGCCCTGCCGCAGATCCGCAACGGCCCTCTCAAAGGCCGGGGACAGCTCCCCTTGGCCAAAGGCGCCCAGATCGCCACCGCCCGCCTGCCCACTTTCTGCATAGCTGGCCAGCACCCTGGCAAAGTCCTCCCCCAATTTGAGACGGGAGACAGCGTCCTGCGCCAGAGCGTAGCGCCTTTCCAACTCTGCCTTGCTGGCGTCGGTAGGAACAGGGAAGGTGATATGGCTCAGGCGGATAAAGGGATTCCCGCGAAATTCACCGATATGCTCCCGGAAATAGTCGCGGATCTCCTGATTGTTCACCTCCAGACGGCTCTGCACTTCGCGACCGAGCAATTTAAAGCTCTGAATCTGCTCCCGCAGATTTTCCCGGTACTCCTCGAAATTCATCCCCTGGGCACTCAGCGCCTGCCGCAACTGTTCGCGGGTCAGATTATTCTGCTTCTCCACGTCGCGAATGGCCTCTTCCACCTCGGCGTCGCTGACGGCCAGGCCCAACTCCGTGGCGCGCTGGCGCATGAGCGCTTCCTCGATAAGGCCCTGCAAAATCTCCCGTCGCCGACTATCCATGGCGATAGGACCAAGGTTCTCTTGTTCAGCCGGAGAAATCCGCTCAGCCACGGCCCTGTCCAGATCGTAGGTTGTTATGGCTTCCTCGTTGACGATGGCGGCAACTTCATTGAGAACCCGTGCCGCAGCCGGGGCAACAAGCAACAACATAGCGACTAGGGCGATAGTGACAATACGTAACATGAAAAGAACCCTTCTAAAAAAATTACAGTCGTTCCCAGTCGACCTCGATGACAGCCCGCCCCCGTAACTCATGGAGCCATTGCTGGTAGGTCCGTTCTTCTTTCTGGGTTCTCAGCGTCTGGCGAATGTCATCTTTTACTTCGTCCAACGGCAGACGCACGGCCTTTCGTTTTTCTTCTACCTTGAAGATATGATAACCGTAGGAACTTTGGGTCAGGTCACTGATTCGTCCCGCTGCCAGACTGAACACAACGGCATCGAACTCGGTCGGCATTTCGCCCCGGCTGAAAAAGCCGAGATCTCCTCCTTCTTCGGCATCGGGGGAGAGGGAGTATTTACGGGCGACGGCGTCAAAATCCTCGCCCTGCCGCAGCAGGCCAAGCACACGCTCGCCTTCCTCCTTACTGCCGACCAGAATCTGGCGGGCCCGAACCTGCTCAGGACGATCAAACTCTTCGCGATACTCGTCATAATAAGCGGCTATTTCCTCATCACTGACCTCGACGCGAGAATAGACGGCCTCTTTGAGCACCTTCTCCATCAGCAGGCCCTCGCGCAATTCCCTTTTCCAATCCTCCAGGGTAATACCGCGGCTTCCGAGCATTTGGTCGAAGGTGTTTTCGGGATAATCGCGGCGATATTCCTGAAAAGCTGCTTCTTCCTCTTGCACATTGACCGAGAGACCCAACCTGTCCGCTTCGGCCAACGCCAGCTCCCGGTCAATGACCTGGACGAGAAAAGACCGCTTCATTTCGCTACGCTCTTCATCCGAGACGGTCTGGTCGGCCGGCAACGATTTTTCCAGGTCGCGCTCGAACTGCTCCAAGGTGACGACACGTCCATCCACCCGGACCAGGACCTCAGCCTGGGAAGCGTCATTTTGCTGGCAGGCACAGAGCCCGGCAGCCAGAAACAGGAGCAGAAAAAAGGATACTTGACAGCGATTGAACATGGTGGTTTGAGGCCTCGGGAAAAGCAGGAGAAAAGGTTCGTCCGTCGTAAAGCAGGCGGACTCCCGGTGAAAAACCGGTCTTAAAGGGTCACGCTAGCACAGTTACAAAAAAGCTTGCAATTCTTTTTTAGCCGCGGCTACTAGCTCTTCGGCGGAGGTTTTCGCCATCCGTACCGAAAGGCGATAATCTGGGGTAAAGCGATAGCGACCGCTGGTGTCTTCTATCAATTGTAGAATTTTATCCGGGGGTACAGGCGTCTCGGCGTGAAAACCAAAAACCAGCTGGCGACCGTCAAATTCTGCAAACTCCACCTTCAACTGCTTCATCAGGACACGCAACTTCATCACCTCGAAGAGCAGTGATGTTGGTGGGGGAATCTCTCCATACCGATCCCGCAATTCATCGGCAATGGCGTAGAGTTGTGCCTCGTCAGGTACCGAAGCCATTTTTTTGTAAAGCACCAGGCGCTGGTTGGGATCGGGAACATATTTCTCCGGCAGGAAAGCAGAAACCCCCAGACGGATTTCCGGATCGATACGCTCTTCCATCGTCTGCCCGCGCAGTTCGTGAATCGTCTCTTCCAGCAGCTCGGCATAGAGCTCGAAGCCGATGGCCGCGATCTGACCGGCCTGCCTGTCTCCCAGCAGATCGCCGGCGCCACGCAGTTCCAGGTCATGGCTGGCGATGCGGAAACCTGCCCCCAGCTCCGTTAACTCCTGCAAAACCTTCAGCCTTTCCCGTGCCTCACGGGTCAGGGAGCCTTCTCCTGGAATGAGCAGATAGGCATAGGCCCGCTGATTGGAGCGCCCGACCCTGCCACGGAGCTGATAAAGCTGGGCCAGCCCGAAACAATCAGCCCGATTGACGATGATGGTATTGGCCCGGGAGATATCCAGACCGTTTTCAATGATGGTGCTGCTGACCAGAACGTTGGTTTTGCCCTCGATAAATTCGAGCATGACCTTTTCCAGCTCTCGCTCGCCCATCTGACCATGGCCGACGGCAATTTTGGCCTCGGGTATGAGCTTGCCTAAAAATTCGGCCATGGCACCGATGGTCTGCACCCGGTTGTGGACAAAAAAGACCTGGCCGCCACGGCGCAACTCCCGCAATACCGCCTCGCGGATCAGCTCGTCGTCGAAGCGTGTCACATAGGTGCGCACCGCCAATCGATCGATAGGGGGCGTATCGATGACGGAAAGGCTGCGCAGCCCCATGAGGCCCATGTGCAGGGTGCGCGGTATGGGGGTGGCGGTGAGGGTGAGAGTCGCCACTTCGGCCCGCAACTTTTTGAGTCGTTCTTTGTGGGAAACACCGAAACGCTGCTCCTCATCGACGATCATGAGACCCAGGTCGCGAAAGCGGACGTCCCTCTGCAGCAGGCGATGGGTACCGATAAGGACGTCAATCTTGCCTTCCGCTGTCTTCTGCAGAATCTCCTTCTGCTCCTTGGGCGTACGAAAACGCGAGACCATCTCCACCTCAAGGGGATAGCCCTTGAAACGCTCCCGGAAACTCTCCAGGTGTTGCTGGGCGAGAATGGTGGTCGGCACCAGCACCGCCACTTGCTTGCCATCCATAGCCGCTTTAAAGGCCGCTCTGATGGCTACTTCCGTCTTGCCGAAGCCGACATCACCGCAGATCAGGCGATCCATGGGCTTGCCTGACTGCATATCGTCCAGAGTGTCGGTAATGGCTTCGAGCTGGTCCGGGGTCTCCTCATAGGGGAAGGCTGCCTCGAATTCCCGGAAGGTCCGGTCCGGCGGCGAAAAACTATAGGCCTCAGCCATCTCGCGGCGGGCATAGATATTGAGCAGTTCACGGGCCAGTTCCTCCACCGCAGCCCTGGCTCGCAGCCTGGCTTTTTCCCAGGACCCACTGCCCAAACGGTCGAGGCGGGGCACATGTCCCTCGCCGCCGACGTATTTTTGGACTTTTTCGATGCGGTCCACCGGCAGGTACAGCCGATCGCCACCGGCGTACTCGATCTGAAGGAAATCCCCTTCGATGCCGTTCATCTCCAGGTGCTGGAGGCCACGATAGAGGGCGATGCCGTGATCGGCATGCACGACATAGTCGCCTTCCTTGAGTTCCGCCAGCGAGGAGAGAAGAGCTTTGGCCCGCGCCTCGGTAAGGGCCCGGCGGCGAACCCGCTGCCCGAAGATTTCCTCTTCGGTGATGACTGCCCACTTTTCATCGGGGAGACGGAAACCCGCCTGCAACTCACCCCGCACCAGTGCAATTTCACCTGGTTCGGGGCTGTGCGCCTTGGAGCTTCCGGAGAAAAACAGTTCCAGGCCATAGGGACGCAGCAGATCGGCCATGCGTTCCGCCTGACCCCGCTGATGACAGACCAGCAGGATGCGCCAAGACTCCTCTTGCCACTGCGCCATTCTGTCGGCAAACTGGGCCAGGCCTTCCCCCTCTTTGAACAAGGAGCGGATATCCCCATTGCCATCGACCCGAAGCCGATACAGCTCACGGTCCTCCTGCAGGCGATACACGGGCAGGATGGGCAGGTCGATACGACCCGTACCTCCGGCCAGGGCGTTCTCCACTTCGACTGGAGTCAGATATAACTCAGCGGCCGGGGCATAGGCCTCTTCCCGATTGGCAGCATGCCTTTCCCCTTCGGCAATCTCGGCACTGAAGGCATCGATTTCCTGCTCGACTTCGGGCGGATCGACGACCACCAGTCGGGCCTTGGGGAGATAATCGAACAGGGTATCCAGGGAAGGGTAGTTCAAGGGAAGCAGGAAGGAGCGTCCAGGCGAAAGCAACCCTTCGCGGGCCTCTTCCAGGATGGACTCCCGCTGGGTGCGCGGCAAACCGAGGTCGTCGCAGCGTTCTTTGAGACGCCGGGCGAAAGTTTCCAGGTAATCCCCCGTCAGAATCATTTCCCGGGCCGGTAGCAGTTCAATTTCTTCCAGTTCCTGCTGTTCCGAGCGCTGGGTCGCCGCCTGGAAGGGGCGCATGCGTTCGATGGTGTCGCCAAAGAACTCGATACGGACCGGAGCCTGGCGGGAGGCCGGGAAAATGTCAAGAATATCGCCCCGGATCGAAAAGGTGCCCCGATCCTCCACCAGGGGAACCGGGTTGTAGCCCAAAGCCAGCAGGCGATCGATGAGGGCTGTGCGCTCGTAATCGTCCCCACAGACCAGCAGGCCGCTCAGATTGGTCAGAACCGACCCGGGTATGACCTTCTGCATGAGCGCCCGCACCGAAACAACCGCCGCACGCACGCGCCCCTGCAGCAGACCGGCAAGGGCGGAAAGACGGGTCGCTTCAACTTCCGGGTGGGGCGTAAGGGGTTCGTAGGGATGCACTTCCCAATGAGGAATGACCACTATTTCACCCTGACGGCCATGATAAAAATCAAGCGCCGAAGCCAAGGCATCGGCCTGTTTCTGATTCGCGGTCAGCACCAGCAGGGTCTCGGTACTTTTGGCCAGATAGCGCGCCAGCACATAGGCGGAACTGGAACCTGTCAGACCGACAACTTCGGCATGCTGACGACGCTCCAGCAGACTGTCGACGCACT
Protein-coding regions in this window:
- a CDS encoding SurA N-terminal domain-containing protein — encoded protein: MLRIVTIALVAMLLLVAPAAARVLNEVAAIVNEEAITTYDLDRAVAERISPAEQENLGPIAMDSRRREILQGLIEEALMRQRATELGLAVSDAEVEEAIRDVEKQNNLTREQLRQALSAQGMNFEEYRENLREQIQSFKLLGREVQSRLEVNNQEIRDYFREHIGEFRGNPFIRLSHITFPVPTDASKAELERRYALAQDAVSRLKLGEDFARVLASYAESGQAGGGDLGAFGQGELSPAFERAVADLRQGQVSEVVSTPEGYHVLFLIERSDGNIRHFDTVKEEISRKVIESKKTQGVKDWMEELKAKAFIEIKI
- a CDS encoding potassium transporter TrkG is translated as MTHRLRLNALQQIVLGYVIVILAGAFLLSLPAASEDSRTQPFLDTLFCATSAVTTTGLTVVDIGSAYSLFGELVILALFQIGGLGYMLLLAGILTGLGGRLSLSSRVLLRESMARPPRVDMLAYGKFIVGLTLVVELTGTLGLAWLFSADYPAQEALYSGFFHAVSAFCTAGFGLDADSLSGTRQSAAIQLVIHVLMGLGALGFLVIHDLLAGKKRGEGCKREKASLQSRLVIKTSFFLAVAGTALVWLGNRQVPQVIPLGQQWLDASFQALSAATTTGFYTLDIGSLPMATLWVLIALMFIGASPGGSGGGIKTLSFALLLTYLRDHLAGRADTVVGGNKISPLLLNKVLALVSLALFWIMLATGALLFTEDAELSGILFEVVSALGTVGLSTGLTADLTPFGKSLILLSMFAGRVGPLLLGYSLFRRSKKEHYSYPEADLALG
- a CDS encoding peptidyl-prolyl cis-trans isomerase, with the translated sequence MFNRCQVSFFLLLFLAAGLCACQQNDASQAEVLVRVDGRVVTLEQFERDLEKSLPADQTVSDEERSEMKRSFLVQVIDRELALAEADRLGLSVNVQEEEAAFQEYRRDYPENTFDQMLGSRGITLEDWKRELREGLLMEKVLKEAVYSRVEVSDEEIAAYYDEYREEFDRPEQVRARQILVGSKEEGERVLGLLRQGEDFDAVARKYSLSPDAEEGGDLGFFSRGEMPTEFDAVVFSLAAGRISDLTQSSYGYHIFKVEEKRKAVRLPLDEVKDDIRQTLRTQKEERTYQQWLHELRGRAVIEVDWERL
- the uvrA gene encoding excinuclease ABC subunit UvrA, coding for MIDKIIIKGAREHNLKGIDVEIPREKLVVITGVSGSGKSTLAFDTIYAEGQRRYVESLSAYARQFLGQMEKPDVDSIEGLSPAISIEQKTTSKNPRSTVGTVTEIYDYLRLLFARVGRVYCPGCGKEIASQTVEQMVDRIMQLPEKTKLLLLAPIVAGRKGEYRKELKQLQADGFVRVRVDGQMHELGEPIELDKNKKHTIEVVVDRLVIKEGLERRLADSLETALRLADGVVRVEVVDGESQLFSEKHACVDCGISYPEITPRMFSFNNPYGACPDCSGLGTRMYFDPEQVVPNPALSLREGAVVPWETRTGFYYQQLIEALADHYGFDINTPFAELPARIREVLLHGSGKEEVRFFFDQGGRRHFYHKVFEGIIPNLERKYRETDSENVRENLERFMNVMPCPTCHGARLRPESLNVRVAGKSIREVTAMSIVEAEVFFAAITLTPKEEEIARRIFKEIRERLSFLTHVGLDYLTLDRASGTLSGGEGQRIRLATQVGSSLVGVLYILDEPSIGLHQRDNRRLLETLKRLRDLGNTVLVVEHDEETILEADHVIDMGPAAGVHGGSIVAQGTPQEILRDPNSLTGRYLSGALSIPLPKERRRGDRFLEIKNARENNLQGIDVAFPLGVMTCVTGASGSGKSTLVIDTLFRALSQQLYRSKEKAGKVDAIIGLDMLDKVIDIDQSPIGRTPRSNPATYTGVFTDIRDIFAQLPEAKVRGYKAGRFSFNVKGGRCEACQGDGILKIEMHFLPDVYVQCEVCKGARYNRETLEVRYKGKSIADVLDMTVNQASEFLENIPRVRNKLQTLRDVGLGYIKVGQSATTLSGGEAQRVKLAKELSKRATGKTIYILDEPTTGLHFADIQKLLDVLQRLVDAGNTVIIIEHNLDVIKVADHLIDLGPEGGSRGGEIVVCGTPEEVARCSASHTGRYLRSYLNL
- the pdxA gene encoding 4-hydroxythreonine-4-phosphate dehydrogenase PdxA; amino-acid sequence: MEKPVIVSMGDPVGVGPELLIKALISGELQAAAPSLLVAGDAGVLARAARIFDRTAVLTPGRGLATHQLEIEGNILPVRALSELPATSLSFGQPTPACGRAMLDYIEWSCDQVLAGHGRAMVTGPINKEAIHAAGCDFPGHTELLAHRCRVPRVVMMLGGERLKVCLVTTHMALNQVPTALTTADILETIRLTDAAFRRYFVKERAPRLAVLALNPHAGEGGLFGDEEQRLIVPAIAAARREGIEASGPHSADTLFHFAVRGAYDAVVCMYHDQGLIPLKLLHFEDGVNVTLGLPIIRTSVDHGTAYDLAGTGRASCQSLLAALRLAEDMAAKDRDEHKGSNP
- the mfd gene encoding transcription-repair coupling factor; its protein translation is MQNEQTHTDKKPTSVEECVDSLLERRQHAEVVGLTGSSSAYVLARYLAKSTETLLVLTANQKQADALASALDFYHGRQGEIVVIPHWEVHPYEPLTPHPEVEATRLSALAGLLQGRVRAAVVSVRALMQKVIPGSVLTNLSGLLVCGDDYERTALIDRLLALGYNPVPLVEDRGTFSIRGDILDIFPASRQAPVRIEFFGDTIERMRPFQAATQRSEQQELEEIELLPAREMILTGDYLETFARRLKERCDDLGLPRTQRESILEEAREGLLSPGRSFLLPLNYPSLDTLFDYLPKARLVVVDPPEVEQEIDAFSAEIAEGERHAANREEAYAPAAELYLTPVEVENALAGGTGRIDLPILPVYRLQEDRELYRLRVDGNGDIRSLFKEGEGLAQFADRMAQWQEESWRILLVCHQRGQAERMADLLRPYGLELFFSGSSKAHSPEPGEIALVRGELQAGFRLPDEKWAVITEEEIFGQRVRRRALTEARAKALLSSLAELKEGDYVVHADHGIALYRGLQHLEMNGIEGDFLQIEYAGGDRLYLPVDRIEKVQKYVGGEGHVPRLDRLGSGSWEKARLRARAAVEELARELLNIYARREMAEAYSFSPPDRTFREFEAAFPYEETPDQLEAITDTLDDMQSGKPMDRLICGDVGFGKTEVAIRAAFKAAMDGKQVAVLVPTTILAQQHLESFRERFKGYPLEVEMVSRFRTPKEQKEILQKTAEGKIDVLIGTHRLLQRDVRFRDLGLMIVDEEQRFGVSHKERLKKLRAEVATLTLTATPIPRTLHMGLMGLRSLSVIDTPPIDRLAVRTYVTRFDDELIREAVLRELRRGGQVFFVHNRVQTIGAMAEFLGKLIPEAKIAVGHGQMGERELEKVMLEFIEGKTNVLVSSTIIENGLDISRANTIIVNRADCFGLAQLYQLRGRVGRSNQRAYAYLLIPGEGSLTREARERLKVLQELTELGAGFRIASHDLELRGAGDLLGDRQAGQIAAIGFELYAELLEETIHELRGQTMEERIDPEIRLGVSAFLPEKYVPDPNQRLVLYKKMASVPDEAQLYAIADELRDRYGEIPPPTSLLFEVMKLRVLMKQLKVEFAEFDGRQLVFGFHAETPVPPDKILQLIEDTSGRYRFTPDYRLSVRMAKTSAEELVAAAKKELQAFL